DNA from Carassius auratus strain Wakin unplaced genomic scaffold, ASM336829v1 scaf_tig00215406, whole genome shotgun sequence:
ACGCCTTAGCGCAGAGGAAATGGGATTAATCTCCCAGCATCCCAGTGCCTTTGAGAGAGTGATGCGCATGACACCCATGACCATCGAGTCCCAGTCCATGGATTTCTCCCGCCGACTTAGAGAGCTAGCTGGAAACAACAACTCCACTCCACCACTGTCACCAAGTCGTGCCAACCCTATGCATCGCCTCCTCAATCCCAACCCCTTCCAGCCCAGCCCGAAGTCACCCTTTCTGAGCACCCCTCCACTGCCTCCCATGCCCCCTAACAGCACCACCCCGCCACAGACACAGGCCAAGACAAAGTCCTGTGAGTTCTGTGGCAAGACCTTCAAGTTTCAGAGTAATCTGGTTGTTCATCGGCGAAGCCACACAGGCGAGAAGCCCTACAAGTGCCAACTATGTGACCATGCCTGTTCTCAGGCTAGCAAACTGAAACGCCACATGAAGACCCACATGCACAAGTCTGGCTCTATGACAGGGCGCTCTGACGATGGCCTGTCCACCACCAGTTCACCCGAGCCAGGCACTAGTGACGTCACAGGAGAGGGTATGAAGAACAGAGATGGCGACTTTAGAGGTGAGGGCATGGGCCCTGaaaatgaagaggaggaggaagaagaagaagaggaggaactAGAAAATGAAAGCAGGCCTGAGTCAAACTTCAGCATGGACTCTGAGTTCAGTCGGAATAGGGAAAATGGTTCAAAGGCACCTTCAGATGACAAGAACCTCTCTTTGGGGAAGATGGTGGAAAATGTAGGTCTCAGCTCCATCCAGCAGTACAATAACTTAATAGTTGACAATCGGAAAAGGCTTTTGTTCTCCAAAAGGATGTCAGAAGGGCAGAGGGATGCAGGTGACAACGATTCAGTAGTGGGGGAAATGGACCAAGTGGAGCGCACAACTGTGAATGGAAGGAACTGTGGCTCAAGCGACTCTTTCTCAGGCCTGTTTCCCCGCAAGCCCACTCCCATCACCAGCCCCAGCCTCTCCAACTCCTCTAACAAGAGGATCAAAATCGAAAAGGATTTGGACATACCCCCAGCCCCCCTAATCCCATCTGAAAATGTTTACTCCCAGTGGCTAGTGGGCTATGCAGCATCCCGCCACTTCATCAAAGATCCCTTTCTTGGCTTCAGCGATTCCAGACAATCTCCATTTGCCACCTCCTCGGAGCACTCTTCCGAGAACGGCAGCCTGCGATTCTCCACGCCGCCAGGGGACCTGCTGGACGGGGGCCTCTCCGGCCGCAGTGGtaccgctagtggaggcagcaccCCACACTTGGGTGGGGGGCCGGGCAGGCCCAGCTCAAAAGAAAGCAGGAGGAGTGACACTTGTGAGTACTGTGGGAAGGTGTTCAAGAACTGTAGCAATCTGACAGTGCACAGACGCAGCCACACAGGCGAGAGGCCCTACAAGTGTGAGCTTTGCAACTACGCCTGCGCCCAGAGCAGCAAGCTCACCCGCCACATGAAGACACACGGCCAGCTCGGTAAGGAAGTGTACCGCTGTGACATTTGCCAAATGCCCTTCAGCGTCTACAGCACGCTCGAGAAACACATGAAAAAGTGGCATGGGGAACACTTGATGACGAATGAGGTCAAAATTGAACAAGCAGAGAGAAGCTAAGCCAGATTTCGTATTTTGCCTCATAATTCCTTGATTATAAAAGGGGTAGCTGgatactctgtttttttttttgtttttttgttttttttgcttttttgtttgtttgttctttcagATTAATGGTTTGAGTTAGTTTTGTCCTAGGAAACTGCCATCTGAGAATGATAAAGACATTGAAGAagaggaaattattattatttttttaattaatttggagCTGGTATGTCACCTATCTATTTGTGGATACATTAGACAACATTTTATAAGGAGCCTTTAACTGtgcaataatttctgtatttattggatttttttatgttttgacatATGcaggttcatttttttttttttttattccattatgTTATGATTTATTTCAAATGCTGAGATTTTGTTTAAACTCAAAAGACATCCTGagattttttgttagtttgtttttagcAAAACAGAGTATCATTTGAGAAATCCACAGGCCGCTGCTTACGATGTAGATTATTTAAGCTACACATGTAATTTCTTGAAGAGAAGCCGCATTCAATCTTCAAATTTTGAAAGCTCAGTTGAGAAAGCTTTGACtttcttttgtttccttttttgtttattattcataCTTACAAAACGAGCGGACAACAATCTTTAGACCTTGTAGCATGAACTGATTTTAAACATGTCATCTAATTGGGAATGTGGCACTGAATATCAGTTCTAACAATATTACTAAAGAGGACTATGGGGCTGAAACCTCCATCTACCCGAAAGGAGAGGGGactataaaaacagacaaaagtcAAGGCAGCTGCTTATCGGTACCTAGTACCGACCCAGACAACGCTAGTCATAGGATGGATTGTGTTTTAGGTCTCACTAGGTCTCAATAGGGAATTTTAATTGCCAGCACCCTTTCCATAGACACTGCACTTAATCAAACCATTTGATTTTACTGAAGAGCACAACAGTGGTAGAAGGAAGATGGCTTCTAAACAACTCAGGGTGAGCTGTATAGCTACTTCTGCCAAGTCTTTTATCTGATCTCAGCCGTCTTCTCTGATAAAGCAGTCCGGTCCTCTGGTTCAGCTAATTCACAACCTTCACACTTCATATTACACTGCCAACCACCCCTAAATGTCATGAATCAACTCCATCTTTCCCATAAAAGTGGCTTGTCATACTACAGCGTTAAGTTAAGGGGACACACATCTAGGCCAGAGGATGAAGCAGATTTCATACACTAGGAGAGTGATttaatcacacatacacacacacacacacacacaggaaaagaaagagagagaagggtCTTTACAGTCCAATTCAGGTTAGTAAACCTAAAAGCACATTAGTCAAAAGCAAGGCAGCACCACTGTTCTGTTTCCATTGACTgacatttaaatctaaatattgttcatttgtgttcagttatgttgtttcattttttgggtgTATTAGGGTCTGCAGTTCTAGAGGGAGTCACCACTTTAACCAGATTAGATTAGAATTAATTCAATTTATATGTTCAGCAATGTTGTCATTCTATTAGAATGTTTCTTAAATCGCTTGAAACAGCCCTATgcatttttgtacatatatatttatatatacatatatatatttatcaatcaTTTTGAGAAACAAATTTATACTGCAGAGTAAATCtgattatagttaaaaaaaatgtgtatgataTTGATTTATCTGGTTAATCTGGTCATGTCCCGTGGGTCAGAGCCATCAGCAGGTATGCAGATTAGTCAATTGCACAGTAAAGAGTGTATGTCATGACCTGTTGAGCGTGTGCTAAAACagtaagacattttttttctttctttcttctcattCAGGACTCCCTGTGATGTGTAGTTGAACGCATTCTCAGAAGTAGCAACACGCTTACAgaatgcacagctgaattttcccttttcttttctcttctatCCAACTGATTTATTGGCAGTTAAACAGCCTTCTTTCGACAAGATGCCCTAACCAGCGCAAACGATTGAAGCGAGGGAATATTGTGGTTTAAAAAGTGCAAAAGCAAACTAAtgaaatagaaagagagagagagagagaaagaaaagtaaaCATACACAGCTCTTCGCAGTTGACCCGcactttattattttgatttacataTTTGAAAACATAGTGAAAACGGCTTCTGAGCaagaaattatgttaaaatatgaatttattggGCCTTGCTAGAGGGAGCATCTGAGATTGAAGTGCCAGTGTTGATAGGCTTGGCTTTCACAATGCTGGcactataaaaatgaaattaatttatttggacAGTTTTTGTACTGCCATTCAATTTGACATGAGTGTGCCTTGAATACTGATCTTCCTATTTATTGTCCTATAAGacaaatgcaacacttttgtgaAGCAAagaattgaagaaaaaaaagtccatgTGGTTTTAATCTGCTtctaaaagaataatgataaaaacagaTATGTCATTTAAAGAACTAAGTTGATCTAAAATGTAAAGTAGCCAGCATAATACTAATGTGTgtcaatgtgtgtatatatgtattcatatatgtacatataacagcacaaaaacacacacaatagacaaatataaatatagatatgtaAAATTTTTCACTTCAGGACAAGACTGCATCCCTTGAAAATAATGGACGATTCTTTTGCTACAACTAGTCAAGGAAGAGGCTGGAATAAAAATCAGGAACTGCAGAAacgtgtaaaaaacaaaaaaactaaaaaaaaagtaaaacgttTAGTGCACTCTGTCTTAAAATACGTTTACAGTATTGAAACAAGTACAAGGTTAAAATGAtatttctgtgtatgtgtgttttaaacaaacaagaattctccttttcttttctttttccttttttttgttatCAAGTTTGCTTATAAAGTTTCTCTGAATGCCATAGTGGCGTGTGTATATTGGTTTTTGGTGACGggattttaagtatatatatacatatgacatTTCTGTTGTTTACTGTAAAAGTATACCAGTATTTGTAATATTGGAGAATACCTgggcattttacaaaaaaattatatataaaaaaaaaaaaagaggaaataagaaccccccccccccaattatcatttctttctgttttttcttttcttttctttctttttttaaaccaagttTCGTTTTACAGTCCAATTTAAATGGTGggtctttaaaatgttttgtcactGTAACTGTAAAAGTCCTGAGTTTTAGTAACTTTTCTGCCTTGGGTGTAAGAAAATAAagattcaattaatcaaaagagAATTGCAATGGGGCCAGTGACATTTACGTATGGAAAAATACTGAGGTTCCTGTCATGTATGTCTTTCTGGTTTCTTCTTTGGTAATGGGTTTTCTTAATGGCTGGAATGAAATACATGTGTAGGCACTatgatgtgtttatgtgtgtgtgtgtgaatgtgtgtgtgtatgtatgtatatatatatatatatatatatatatatatatatatatatatatatatatatatatatatatatatatatactgcatatgtaCACACATTTGGCAGGATACAATTGtgaaaattgaattaaaaatgtacagatgAGTTTAAGGTGAGGTTGTTTGATCTTTTACTGTAGCTACATATAAAACAGTAAATGTTTGTTCACTCTTATCTTGgttgtaaataatttttatatgctTGCCCAGactttttgtttctctctctctctcttgatcttttttattttttatttttatttgtgtgttctggttgcagtgtgtcttttttaatttaattattattattatttttttttatataaaaaacaacgcCCCTTCCTGTCCTCTGATTTTTGGGGTGTAATACCTCATTTCTGGGGCCTGTAAAGTTCAGGTTTTTTTAAGCATGAGAAGAATAGAGCACAAATACAAGATGTTTTAGTTGTCCAAGTCTTTATTGTGTCATCTTTTTCTGATCAGGAAGTAAAGAAAAGGTCTGGAAATTTTGGatggtctttctctctctgtctgtatccttccctctgcacacacacacacacacacacacacccacaggaAACAGGCTCGCTCATAATGTCTAAAATAATCGACATAGGGGACTTTCAAATGTGTAGGTAATATGATAGCCCAGCCAAACCTCGCTGTATATGATCTCTTCAATTGTGTGCAATTCACATCAAAGCTTTTTGCCTTCAACCAAAGGCTACAATTAAAGTCATTAAGAGCTACTAAAACTGACCACACTCATACAGACACGAATCAATCAACCTGACCCACCATATGTACTTTCAAACCCTTTCCCAGAGTGTATTAACTTCTGGCATCTGCATCTGAATGAGATGTGGCACTTTGTGGAGGTCAGAGAGCTCTGTATGACTGTTTGTCCACTTATTTATACAGTACGTTCATCTCAAACTGACAGTTATGTTCACTTGTGTTATACTAGTTGGTTTTGAAAGCCACCCTTCTGTGTATATTTTAGTCTTTTTCCCTCCCATATTTCTTCCAAGCATTAAACGCTGATACCCCTTGTTTGGACTGAGGCAACTTTGGTATGCAGGTCttgaataaaaaacacaaaaaaagaaaatcattttcacTGTTGTTTACTCTTTATTTTGAGTCAtcattaaatgtgtatttgtttttgagGTATAATGAAGCTTTTTACATGTAACTGACATGAAGACACGAGTGGGCGAGGCCGTATGAGGGAAATGCTTTGTGAGGTCACAAAATATTCAACCGTATCACTGATTTAGCTTCTGTTTGCTCTGATGTCACATAAACAGATCAACAAGACACCATGCTATGACACTACAGTAATCTGAATATAATTGGCTCCAGGGCATGTTCTTCAATCATAAAGGGACTGCAAGACTTTTTAGCATAaacatatttgtttgtgtttaaaattctTATGTTGTGTTCTTAGTTGTCAGAGGCTGACAAGTTAGACTACTttagaatgaaaagaaaaaactaaaaagatgCAAGCACTCGTCTGTCATTATGAGGCCATTTTGTGGAGAGTGGCAGAGCTCCATGAGTCGGAGGGATATGGAGCCCCTCCTGGGACCTGTCGAGGGTGGGTAAGCTGACTGATGGCAGGCTCTGCAGGTGCCCCATCCGTCGGGGCCCTGGGCGGTGAATTAGCGCTCATCCCGACTGCTACGGCATCATTAAGCCCCCTCATATCTAACTCTCCACGGTGTTAAATACCCAATGTAATGCTCTCCCTCGGCCAACCATCAAAACCTCATGGCACATCCTGGAGATGTTTAAAACTTGacttgcttgaaaaaaaaaaggctggatTACCCCCTGTGTAAGATTAAAAACATGGAAAAGTATAGAAGTACTTTCTGGACTGGCCAAATAAAACACTTGCAAAATAGCATCCACAGTCCTGATTTAGTACTGACGTGTTACTTAGCACAAAGCAAACACTATTACATATGATGactaacattacattttattataccaTACCCTGAAATAGCTCCAAAATTTCAGGCAGGACCTCCAGAACTATATAAAGTACATGATAATGTATGATGCGCCGCCAACATATTTCTAGTTTTGatttaattgtgactttttctttttttaaaactctCCAAAATAGAATCCAAGGCCATTAGCCCTGCCAAGGCAGGACAGAGATGGACCAGAGCAAGTTTTGATTTTGGCTTCATTTTTAAGGCAGGCGGGTCCCTGCCTGGCCTGCTCTTTAAAGTCTCCTGTAGGGGGGATCATTCCCACTGAAAGAAAAGAAGAGGTGGAGTAATGGTGGTGGAATAAAAATCAGAGGAAATTAGAGATGGAAGGGAAGGAGAACTGAAAGACGAAAGAagaattttcaaaaattaaaGTCAAAATTTAGGGGAGTAAGTGGAGTAATTCTCATTAGCATCTAAACAATAAATACACCAATATAGCTCAGAAAGATAAAACACTTTGAAAAGCATCAGAAATGATCATATATGCTTTTAATACTTCGAGTCGTGGTGCACATATGGATGATTCCGGTTTGCATCTGATTTATGATGTGTCCCAATTCTATTCCTCTTTCACCATTATTCTCTTTCtgcttatatatatacactgctccaaaaaaataaaataaagggaacacttgTGGGTTACATTGTGCGTTTAAGTGTcccctttatttttttgagcagtatgtatgtatgtatacatgcatacatacatacatacatacatatatatatatatgtatatatatatatatatatatatatatatatatatatatatatatatatacacacacatacatacacagtcagaaataatacaaaataattataaaataaaataatcttatgTGAGGAAGAGGAGTGTCAGTTCTATTCCCTTCTTCTCAtgccaaaagtgtgtgtgtgtgtgtgtgtgtgtgtgtgtgtgtgtgcgtgtgcgtgtgtgcgtgtgtatacatataaataGTAAGGGTCAAATTTGCCTTTTTAGggaaaaatggcaaataaaataattttgaatgtcCAAACATAAGTTAGTTACTGTATATAGTAAAATAAGACAtaaataagagtttttttttttctgaattatagGAAAAGGAAAATTACATCGACTGTTTGAATGAAATGCCAAAAGTTctattataatcatttttattataatatgtttaaggggagtctttttttctgcaaacATCACCTTGAAAAATTCATAGTggaccagatccagtctgtgtgtgtgtgtgtgtgtgtgtttgtgtttgcaggcCAGAGTTCACCTTCTCATTAACCTGTTCCTGCTTATTTCCATTACATAAACAGCAGTAGGATTAAAAGACATGCCAGGGTTATTCAGAAGGTATGGAATTATTTCGGCTCAGTCTGACAGCATGTGCAGACCTCCCCTCTCATTAAAAGGTAACTTCAAGTGACTTAAGTCTTCGTTGCTGAGCCGGAGTGTTGACAGGTACGCTGAGACTTAAGACTTCAAGATCAACATGGCTATTCTTTCCCACAAAATCCCCCACCGGGCTTCAAGTGACGGCCCGAGATTTTACTGTCGGATGGGGAGGGGGCGAATTCAATCTTTGaactttcttctctctctctatctctctccctctctccctctctccctctctcgctctctcgctctcttttttgGACTTCCAGGGGggataaaagaaaatgaagaGGAAAAGTAGAATGGTACTCTTAATTATTGTAATGGAGGAGTCTCTGGAAGATAGCTCAATAAGGGAGTCATGGCAAATCAGGGATTCCCTAGACTTGTGTTgtaatttttaacattattattcaaCCAACTTGTCCTTGTCCAATTGATTGGCATGGCTGTTTCATGGCTGTTTCCAAAAGCAGTcattctctcctcctcttctctcacTATGACAGACAGATCAGCATGACAAATGACAAGGAAACTAATCAAATATGCTTGAATCAATTTGAGGCTTAACAAATGTAGCATTTCAAGTTAGAATTGTACGGAATAGCAGATGCATAAACATCGGCACTTGGCAAGAAAACAGCACATTAAaggttttacaatatatataatatatttttatttatttatttatttttttttttttttttgggggggggggttgtcatgAAAGAAGCAGTACTACATAGGAATGTACCATATAATGACCATATAATACTCCAAAAtagattatttataaatatatagataacatttaaacaataagTTCTgcatgacaaaacacacacacacacacacacacacacacacacacacaaaacaaaagataaaacacaaaacatcagaGCCCTGATGCAGCATTAAGCACATGTGTGGTTGTATGGACAATTCAGGATCAAGTCTAGCATGTGACATGTTTGAGCATTTTACATTCTGCAAAATAGTCCAAAaccaaactatttaaaatagcaaaattttaaaaaataaaatgactcttATTAGAATTGAAACAATGTGTCCATAGTCCCTGCATGGTAAAAATGCAGTGATTAGACTTCTACTTACACTGTTTCTACTATTATAACTgtctagataaataaataaactagagagagagagagagagagagaaagatgtgcTGGTAGCATCATATAGGACACACAAACTTCAATGAAGATCAATGCTTCTGTCAGTTATCAAAACTTTTCTAATCAAAGTCAAAGAAAAACTGAATGTGTAGATGTGGATTGATAAGGTcagactctttaaaaaaaaaaaacattaaaaaagggaCCAAGATAttgagaaaaagaaagacaattCCTTTAACAGCACACCAAACCAGTCACTCAAATGTCACATTTCTGCTTTCCCCCCTATACTTTTTGCCTTTCCTTAAGTGACAACAGGGTGAGTTCTTTAAAAAAGCTGCTCTAAAGAACTGAAGGCTCTGGCGAGGTGCGTGGTGTCTTTTGATATTCAGATTTGCCTGCCTACACAGAGCATTATGACACATTTGGATGATCGCATTGTGGGATTAGGGGGCTGCCTTGTCATTTTCAACAACAATACTGCGATTTAGGGATGCTATTTCTCACACTGCGGCTCGCATTAACGCCGGGCCCAAAGATTTACATAAATCTTTGTCTTAAGATGAAAGAAAGGGTTTGAGACAATGAAGTTAAGCTGTAGAAATGGGAAGGaagatgtgtgagtgtgtgtggaggggggcTGGGGGTGTTAACAAATGGGAGatggggaaaatatatattttcttctaaTTCATTCCACTGTACTGCTGATACAAAGATACATAATGCCTCTTTCTTATgctctcataataaaaaataagctgGAAAAATAAACATTAGCTACACACAAGACACAGAACAGAAGCAAAGTGTTACTCATTCAGAGCTGATTTACCGATTCGTCTTTTAGCGAATCGGCACGTTCCTTAATCATATTGCCTGTAGCAGTCATTTCCAAAACTGACCTAGATTGTTGCACCACCCCTCCATGATTGGATTCATTTCCTGTGATTTGTGATTTGGTTTACATCGCAGGCAAAAGATTGGAATCAGCCAGTTTTTCTCTAAGGTTACTGTTGAATGCAGATTTTCAAGAGTGGATTGAATCTCGGAGCCATAATTTTTTCTTGCTAAAATTTGTTTCCTGCACATACCTGGTTCCACTTCCCTTTTATGAAACAAAAGTTGATAAGCCAAAGATAATTTTCATTATTCCTACCCTGCATACAAGATCACAGTGGGTTTATGACTCCCAATTTGAAATGAAAGCTGAGAAATTATTCTACTCGGAAATATgaacaaaagtaatgcatttttgttctctttaaataataaaattgtacatataaaaaatataatttatatattaaaatgaataataataaacataataataataatacttacatattagtaaaataaataattgttataataataaataaatgaatgatgtaTGTCTAAGTTcttataataatgatataaaaataaaatataacttaaaaaatatacataaaatatataaataaaacaattgtattAGTATTTATCAATTGATTTTGAAATTATAATAGAAACAATGGATAATAGAATAATAGATAATAGAAACTTTTGcaggtttaaatttaaaatcacaGATTTATATACAtcaattatgtgtatatatatatatatatacatatatatatatatatatatatatatatatatatatatatatatatatatatatatatatatatataagtattgcAAAGcataacaatattatatatatatatatatatatatatatatattatatatatatatatatatatatatatatatatatatatatatatatatatatatatatatataatattgttatgCTTTGCAATACTTCTCttcaaaataatgcaaataagaGACTTAAGAGACTCTTTTCACAACTCACACCAGACCAAAATGTGCAAGGTGTATTTTATTGGAATCTATTTCCATAAGGAATTTCCAACATCAGGGCTGGGCAGGATCCATATGTCCGACATATGATTGGATGCTTCCCTGCTGCTAAGAGCAAGTGCCACAGATCTGTGCCATGGCAACACTTTGGTGATTATAATTGAGACAGAAAGgtcattattttttgcttttcctGCCTGCAGCAGACACTGGTGCTGTCCCTCCGTTCAtagtaataaactaaataaatgacaGTGGACAGATGGCCCACCTTGAACTAGTGAAAAAGGTTATTTACATCTGTGGATACTCACAATCAGCTCGCTCTAGATCACTCAGCGCTGACAGTCTTGACAAGCTGACATCAGATAACAGTGTACAGAgatcatctgtgtgtgtgcgtgtgtgtgtgtgtagtgctcAGGGattttttgttcttgttgttgtgATCGGTTCCCAGGTTCTGGAGTCCTAAGGAACATGACATTGTAATCTGGGCTATGTTTTATTTATGGACTTTACCGAAGCAGATAACGGCTGTTTTAACAAACAAAGATGATTGCTTCAGGGGCCATTCGCTCATCCTGAGGTAATTAAGACAAAGTAGCTCCCTTGGCCAGGAGGCGGATCCATACAACCAGCTATTATTTCCCTTAAAAAAGTGTGtgagcaagagaaagagagagagaaaacacgtTTAAAAGAGAGAGGGGCTGTACTTAGAGTGGGTGAAAAGAGAGCATTTAATTCAAAGGgtcttttgtcatgttttatctGTGCTTAAAACTGCTAGCCGTCCTTGTGCTATCAATGAGGCTAATGCAATACAAAACACAACTGTA
Protein-coding regions in this window:
- the LOC113094542 gene encoding B-cell lymphoma/leukemia 11B-like isoform X2; this encodes MSRRKQGNPQHLSQREIITPEAEHVDARLSVADLHSHPHPLLDPSMPGPLPPGLADHDLLTCGQCQLTFPLGDILLFIEHKKKQCQGLTTGHSCYDKMMDRNSPSPPRAELRKVVEPVEIGIQVTPEEEDERLLTPPKGICPKQESGLAGRDEPSSYICTTCKQPFTNAWFLLQHAQNMHGIRIYLETNHSNTSLTPRITIPPPIGSESIPQSPLTNFLGDNNPFHLLRMTGPLLREPPPGFVENRLPNTPPFVSPPPRHHLDPHRLERLSAEEMGLISQHPSAFERVMRMTPMTIESQSMDFSRRLRELAGNNNSTPPLSPSRANPMHRLLNPNPFQPSPKSPFLSTPPLPPMPPNSTTPPQTQAKTKSCEFCGKTFKFQSNLVVHRRSHTGEKPYKCQLCDHACSQASKLKRHMKTHMHKSGSMTGRSDDGLSTTSSPEPGTSDVTGEGMKNRDGDFRGEGMGPENEEEEEEEEEEELENESRPESNFSMDSEFSRNRENGSKAPSDDKNLSLGKMVENVGLSSIQQYNNLIVDNRKRLLFSKRMSEGQRDAGDNDSVVGEMDQVERTTVNGRNCGSSDSFSGLFPRKPTPITSPSLSNSSNKRIKIEKDLDIPPAPLIPSENVYSQWLVGYAASRHFIKDPFLGFSDSRQSPFATSSEHSSENGSLRFSTPPGDLLDGGLSGRSGTASGGSTPHLGGGPGRPSSKESRRSDTCEYCGKVFKNCSNLTVHRRSHTGERPYKCELCNYACAQSSKLTRHMKTHGQLGLPVMCS
- the LOC113094542 gene encoding B-cell lymphoma/leukemia 11B-like isoform X1 is translated as MSRRKQGNPQHLSQREIITPEAEHVDARLSVADLHSHPHPLLDPSMPGPLPPGLADHDLLTCGQCQLTFPLGDILLFIEHKKKQCQGLTTGHSCYDKMMDRNSPSPPRAELRKVVEPVEIGIQVTPEEEDERLLTPPKGICPKQESGLAGRDEPSSYICTTCKQPFTNAWFLLQHAQNMHGIRIYLETNHSNTSLTPRITIPPPIGSESIPQSPLTNFLGDNNPFHLLRMTGPLLREPPPGFVENRLPNTPPFVSPPPRHHLDPHRLERLSAEEMGLISQHPSAFERVMRMTPMTIESQSMDFSRRLRELAGNNNSTPPLSPSRANPMHRLLNPNPFQPSPKSPFLSTPPLPPMPPNSTTPPQTQAKTKSCEFCGKTFKFQSNLVVHRRSHTGEKPYKCQLCDHACSQASKLKRHMKTHMHKSGSMTGRSDDGLSTTSSPEPGTSDVTGEGMKNRDGDFRGEGMGPENEEEEEEEEEEELENESRPESNFSMDSEFSRNRENGSKAPSDDKNLSLGKMVENVGLSSIQQYNNLIVDNRKRLLFSKRMSEGQRDAGDNDSVVGEMDQVERTTVNGRNCGSSDSFSGLFPRKPTPITSPSLSNSSNKRIKIEKDLDIPPAPLIPSENVYSQWLVGYAASRHFIKDPFLGFSDSRQSPFATSSEHSSENGSLRFSTPPGDLLDGGLSGRSGTASGGSTPHLGGGPGRPSSKESRRSDTCEYCGKVFKNCSNLTVHRRSHTGERPYKCELCNYACAQSSKLTRHMKTHGQLGKEVYRCDICQMPFSVYSTLEKHMKKWHGEHLMTNEVKIEQAERS